The genomic interval TGCCTTAGACGGTCGTTtccctcgtctgtctccggtCGAGGCACATCCTGGAGAGGAGTGAAATCCCACCGAtctgttgtctctccagccttTTCAAAGGGGCATCTCGTTCCCTGACTTTTACGCTCCTCAGCGAGCGGCCTTTCGAGAAACACACGTCTTTTCCCCAACTTATCCAGGGCCGTAATCAAAACTACGGCGATTTGCAGGACATTCAGACGCAAAGACCTGGGGTGCAACCTCGGCACGCATTCAGCGCATATCTATGTTTATATTTTCGTACGGGTCTCACGGATCTTGTGAAGGGACACAGAATAATTATTTAGATGTCCTGTTTGAGACCTGTGGACTTGCCTGCGATCTTCCGGTGAAGAGAGTAGATTTCTGGCGGAGgcggcttttctctgttcttcatAACGTTTTGCATTTCCttgtgaagaagcgaaaagaccTCGGAGTCTTCGAAAGAATACATGGCACTTTCGCCTGCCTAAAGGGCAAGTGCGATGAACGCGAAACGCACAGCACAGCCTCTCGGACTCTAGATCGACTGATGCAGTGAATCACATCTCATACTAATGAAGCGGGCTGAATGCTTCAGAGTTGAACTTCCCAGCCTAGAGGCGGAGAGATGCGGCCCAAACCACGCCTATCTTTAAAACATAGTTTGCTAGAAGTGGAATCTAAGATAAATTAAAACTCACGAATTCATCAAGGTTTCTCCCTCAAATTTccaaggggagagaggaaagatgAAGAGTgagcaggagacgaggaggtcCGGCAACCCCTCATGTGTCAGCCGTGGAGCACACTCACAGATTGCCAGGCGAAAAGAAACATCGAACGATCCAGGAGAATATGCACAACGACTGTTGCTTCACCAGGCTGCCTTCGAACCAGATCGGAAAAGCCTCTGAGGGTGAAAGCTGCTCAACCCACCGCCACGTCGAAGTCGTTGCGTCTGCTTGGCTTTCGCCTTGTCTGTTTCACCGATCGCCCTTCTCACCtccttgcctctcttctactcgctctcgtttttcttccctccccCCTGTATTCTCGCCTGCTCTgtcctgtgtttctctctccgtttccgcctctttccttctcttggtttctccctgttttctcctccgttcttcgcttctggctcctccgcgcgtctctgctctcacCTTTGGGGGtcggaaacagagagcgaaagcgaggaagacgttgccctgtgcatgcagaaactcCGTGGACGAGCTGCtgccgaagaagccgagCTCACCCGCCAGGCGTCTTACAACCTCTACCCGCTGGAAGAAGAACCCAGGCGAAATACCAAGCAGTAAAGAAAGGAAATGGGAAACGAGGAAATCTAAACGCACAAACACTCACGACTTAGTAGTGTACCACGCTCGTCGCAGACAAACGGAGGCGGTGTTGTATCCCCTCGTATTCCGTAATATGCCCAGTGTACGCGTTCAAACCAAAATATGTAtgatatatatgcatctacaAACAAGAGTGAAGACAGCTCTATATACTTAATTCTACAcacgtgtctctctctgtaaaTATAAGTGCGAATCGATGGGTGGGCGTACAGGTACAGACGTCGAGTGTCGCTGTCTGCGAGACCAAGACCCACTGTCGTAGTAGCACATGAACGTTAAGTCTATCCGGGAATATGAGGAAACGCATATGTTTAACAGTTCCGTAATGCGCGTATTTACGTCCCCTCTATCAGAGTCTAAAGAAAGGAACTTTGCCGTTTTTCGCGTCGTCCGCATACCTCCTCAACTGCCGCATGAAGCAACTGCAAGTATTTGTCGATGAATAGAGGGTCGTAAGTTCGTCCTGCGACCAGCATGGCACATCCGCTTCCAAGCAGGTTTTCACATGCATTCAAAGTTCCGCAACACTCTCGCCGCCTCTGTTCCACCACTCTGTCCCTCTCTAGAAAAACGACGCAACCACGGTTAAGTCCAAACGCACGAGCAGCCTGTTGACCTTCACAGATTTCCCGTACACAAAGCGGTAAATGTTTTTGTACCTGTTTATCTACCTGTATATATCGATGCCTGTATATTACTTCTTAGATACATatacctctctctctgtacgcatatatatatatatatatatataatgcaTGTCCTTTTAGATCCAGATATACCATTACCCACCTAGAGaggtatatatatctatatatatagatatctTACGTTATATGTCCGTTGCGTTCAATCTAGAATTAGATCCATGTGCCACATGCACAGGTCGGCACACGGGCGGgaggacgcgaaagaagtgaaaaaacagaagcaaGATGTTGGCACACCTCCACGAGTCAACGCAGCTGAAACGGAGgggcgacagaagacgaacaggtcgagaagagaagatcgACAGACCAGGCGTTCACAAATGAAAGACTGGCAAGAGCCGCACCTGCGCCAAAGTCGATAAGCGCGACAGAATCCGCCTCGGGGATATAGAAGAAGTTCGACGGATTGGGGTCCTGAAGCATGAAAAGGAAAAGCTACGCGAGAATTTGCAATTCCATTCTAGGTGAACTGTGTGCTCGCCACCGTTGTCTATTGAGCACAGTGACGCCCCGGTGAAACCAGCCTGCCTTCAATATATGCTAAACTTGTTTTTAAGTTTTACTCTAGCTCTTCTGAAGACTCGGAGCTCGGTTGCGAACGGATTCTTGTCAAGACGGTGATACTGGAACTTGTATTTGGTTTAGCAGAACAGTGTGCCAGCGATCCAAGATACGTTTGTTTCGCTCGACGCCGTGTAGCGGAGGCGACTGAGTTCCGTGACCGGTTGAAGTCGAGAACAACATACGCCCACTGTGTTCACGAATCGTTAGCGGCCAACCAGTTTCTGTTTTCGGCTGCGGTTTGCGTGTCTGGTATCTCTTGCTAGGATTCTCTGTCGATCGCTGTCGCTTTTGACCTACGGTGTTGAGAAGGCGATAGAGGAAGATCTCGGCGAGGACCAGGCGAACAAGTCTTTCAGAAATGCTGTTTCTCACGTGCTGAAGAGACAAGACATGCCTCCCCACAAGGAACGCTAGACGGAGAGCGGCTGGGATAATTCCATGTTGCGAAGCCAATGGGTTGTCCACTCTTTCACTATTCTCAGGACACCATGGCTTGTGTTCGAACTTCAAGCGAGAGAACTACCTTACGACTTCTTCATCTCACCTGCGGCATTTGCTGGCCGACTTGCTCCAGAGAAAGCTGCGCCAAAACGAAGACACACACCAGCAGGACCactcctgcatgcgctgccgACGACTTAAAACTGTTTCTGTAGTTCAGAATAAAAACCAATCGTGATATCGTTTTGACTTTAAATCAACCGACTGCAGCGTGTCCACTTCCATCTTCCTATTTAGCTCACTGCGTGCCCACACATCAACGGACGAATACGGACCTACACAGAGAAGCAGTAGACATGCACATACTGCCTTGTAAAGGTGAAAGACCATGTTCAATTACAGCCATGCACACggatatacatatgtataggTGTAGGAATAGTATCCATTCCTGTCTAGTCCAATACCTGCGTTACGCTAATGAACGTTGCCTCAGTGAGCAGAGACTCTCCCTATGGCCACGCGCGCAGGCACCGAGAAACCGCTGTGTAATACAGAGGATCGAATACAGTTGAGACAAAGGTGCCGCCGGAGAAATCGATGGAGAGACGGCTTCGCCTGTGTGAACACTCCTAAAATTATAAACGCGTGTACGCCTGCGCGTGCTCGTGGAACCACACATACGTGTATACATGCTGCATAAGGAAAGTATTATGTATATCCATTTGGATTCAGAACGGTGTGAAGTTGAGCTGGCCAGATATCCTCAGTGTCTTACCCCGCGAACGAACTCTGTTACGAGGACTCTCTTGGTGGAGTATGCAGGAAAGACACGAGGAACGTAGAAGGCACGCCCGAAGTCGCGGTGCAGGAGCTCTCTGAACGGACAAAAAACTCACAccatcttcttcgttctttgcGCGGCTTTGCGCAGTGTCGTTTGCCACCATTATCCTGatttgtctctgcttttaCCTGAAGTGCCTGTAGAAGGCCAACTCGTTGTTGTAGTCGCACTCCGCCAGCAGCTCCTGTTTCATTTCATCGCAGAGAacgtcgaggaagagagaacgaggaagcaTGTGCGTCCACTGGACCAACGCTTTCAGGTTCCTCAAATCCGAGGCAATCGACGTCGCGACgcctgaagaaagaaagacattTCGATTTTGATGCGAGATGCATCCCAGACAAATCTCACAAACGAAAGCGAGGTCCTTTCCCCTTCGAATGATATGCGCCTCGGCATGCCACGATGCGCCGGGTAGCGCTGCTTAAGACACCTGCGAAAATGTGCACATGTTATGTACAATATACACTTAAACAGACATCCATAACgacatacaaacatataaatatgtatatatatatatatatacatatatattagTACGTAGGGAGTTACGACGTTCACCCCTATGATTTTATTGTCTTTCGAATACCTGGATAGCCCAATGGAGAAGCGACCCTCTGCGGCACAGGGGAGTCTAGAAACGGGCCAGGGCTGCGTTCCGTTTTTCGTTACCTGGAAACTGAACTTTGACCGCCACCTCTTGGCCATCACGGAGGATCGCGCGGTGAACCTattggagaagaagagacggcagTCAATGAACGGCAGACCGTGCGTGCAAGCCGTTCCGTTTGTTCAGCGGAGATGCCTGATAGCGCCTCTCTTGACTAACACCTGATATGCAACCTGAATATCTTATCTCATATGTGCAttatataatatatatatatatatatgtacttTGTGGACAtagacgaaaaagagagacaaaagtaCATGTGAGAGGAGGACCGGCAAATGCTGACCCCAACGTGCTCCGAAGCGTCGGTCTAGAATTGGACTTCGACGTTCTCTACTTTCTACGAGAAcgctctgcgtcttccccaCCTGTCCTATAGATGCCGCAGCGAAGGGACGTAGGGAAAAGGCAGCAAAGTGACCTTGCCAGTTGGTGCCTAGTTCTTCCCggagcgtctgcatgcgtgcatgcacagcacAAGCGATCTGCGGActgcgaaggagacaccgttGTCTCTACAGGGCTTCTCGGCGTTGTCGAGGCAGTTGAACACTTAAAGAGTGGACACGAAATCAGCGGAACgacagggagacaggaagaggggagagacactgAGGAAGGTGGACGTAGGAGTTCGGCAGAGGGCAGAAATGCCAGCCGACGGTGACACGAATGCGACAGGGGGGCACACAGCAAGGACGAAACGCTTGCCCCGAcacaggcgaagaggaggaaggcagaggagaacaagCTCTCGACTTCGAGAGAAAATGTGAAACGTCCGAAGCAGCGGCCCCGGAGAGACGGGCGGGGAGTCCAAGAGGAAGCTGACCAAATGAAAGACTCAAACCagatcgaagaagaagggaatTCCGGCTTAGAGCACACCGATAAAAGACAAGATGGGCCAGGAATAAACTCATAGAAACCCTGAGTGTTCTCGAATCCTTCCTGACACAACcgaacttggatccggtaaacgGGGACCGAAACACGCGCGCGAGGAAGTCGCGAGAGCATCAGGAATTGATAGCGGGACGCACGAACAACTGGTCGACTCAGACCACACaagcgaaaaaacggaaTACGCAACATAAAAGGAAACCCCATCATCGAAAATAAGACGAGGCAGCATCAGGTGAAACGTGAGTCAACGATAAACACCAAGTAGTTATCTGAGTTGGAAACTGCAGAGTTGAGCTGTGTAAATATCATTTTCATTATTGAGTCGAGACCATGACCAAACCTATTATCGTAACAGGGAGTCCAGCTTCAGTTGCTATCAAGATCTTTGTCTGGAGGTTTCTTACGCTCCGTAGAGGAGCAAAGTGTGAGACTCCACGTCTGGGGACTCGGTGAGAAAAAGACGGCGACAGAGCCTTACTTGGAGCAGTTGCTTCTCGGGCATAATATCTGCATTGTCCCTGTAAATGACATGATGAGATGAAacccagagagaaaagtgacAACGGCAGGGCTTACCCTCGTGCACACCGCAAGAACGCCGCCCCGCTTGctccctccttctcggcACCTCCGCGCTTAACTGTTACTTCTCGATCTTTAACATGTCAAACGCACGCGACACGGCAAATACTTTGGCGAGGTCAcgtcgagacacagacagagaacggGGCACCACAAGAGGCCCCGCAACCCAATACACAAACGAAGTCCGAGATGGCCAAATACAATAGACATCAAGACACTAGCGAACGATGAGTCGGCTATCTCCACAGGACGAAGCGAACAACGATGTGGCCAATCGTCTGCCACGCGAGTGTATGCGCTGGAAGCGACGGACAAGGTGGGCTGAAAGCGATGCAGGGAAAACTGCAGGACCTTTGACGCTCCATACCTCGTTTTCTTTAGTGCTTCCGTCAGAACGGGAGGCAGCGAACCCTCAATCATGCTGCAAACATGCACGTGAAGCGCATAATCGATTAGTTCGCTTAtccctttcttttttcgccgtCGCCAACTGCTTACGCAAACACTCTCGCATATGCATAAGTGGGTTGTAATCATATGTCTCTCTACAGAGAAACACGgtcacttctttcttctcgatcgTCATGTGACTTCTACAGGTAATGACCTTTGCCGCAGTCATAAGATCTAGTAAACACTTTGGTGGAACTAGACTCTTCCGATTTTGGCAGGCTCCAACCTCCAGGCAACGGAATCTCGAGTTTATGCCACTGAAGCGATTTAGTTCAGCCGTCTGTACACGGAACGCAGCGGCACTTTACCCCTCACTACGAAGGCACAACATTCAATAAAACACTAtgctcgcgcatgcaggcaggAATCGTAtcgtggagagaagcaaaaaggGCAGGACCATCGGTGCATAGCCTGCACCCGGATTTGCAGCAAGTGGATGCTGCACACAGCTGTGGCCTTCCATATTGTACAGTCAACACGGGTGTTTCTCGTGTTGCTTTGGTTATATATCGTGTTTGTTGAGAGCATCGCACTCACGCCACCGCCACTTTCTTTCTAGCCACATTCACTACGCTGAAGCATCCCAAAAAACCTAGGCCGACCCTCAGAGAGTCGTTCAGTTCCTTTCGCGTCTACGTCCCATCGCCCACCGATCAGTAAGAGGTGTGGCCGTCCATGAACGCCCGAACCGCTAGTACACAATCATCCAAGATATATATTGATCTATCGCAGGTTCGGTCTAGTGCCTCGCATACCTACAGCCGCCTTGCTGCTGAGGCTTGCGAGGTTACGTCGAATGCAGGCAGGTGCACCGCAGACAGAAACTGGAATCCCCCCTTTGTGTGCGCGTGCTGTGCCAAGTGTCACCCTCCACTACAAAAAGGGCGTCCATTTgtgtcctctctccccttcaaCAGACAAGATAGCCTGCCACCCCGGTAACCCCGCCGTTTGGTATGGCACCTTGGCGCTAAAACTCAATCGGATTTCCATCTTACCTGACCATTTGCATGAGCTTCAAAGCTGCGCCTCGCATGCGACACATTCGGTCGGTAAGAAGAGCCGCAACCCTCTCATCGTTAAGAATCTGGTCGATGACGCCGACTCCACTGACACCCACAGGTGTTTGCTGCTGTCCACCGTGTCTTGCcgctcgagagaaagaaggatgGTCACTGTCTGCGGTTCCATCAGGAATTTCTCTCACCTCCTTTCCACGAGAAGTCTTCTGTTGTGCTCCAGTTCTCCACTTTCCGTCGTGGTTCGCCCCCTCCCCATCCCTGCCTtcggaagagacagacgccggGTGGGGCGATCCAAGGCCCGCCTTCTGTTCACCTGTTCGGCCCTCTGTGCTTTGTGCATCGTCTCCGTCTATCTCTTTTTCATGGGGCATGACGTTTCGAGTTCCTCTTCTCACTACGGCAGCGACGTGGATATCGCAGCAATCTTTAGCAGGGGGCGCAGGCCCTTCCCTGGGGGCGCTTGACGTATGTCGCGAGCGGGCGTCGGCAGCCACCCTCCCCTTGTTCCACTTCTTAGAGAACCAAAGTCTCAGTCGCTGGACAGAATTGCGAGCGGCCGgcacagaagcagcagacatGAGTTGGACAAGGatagagaaaaaagcaacgAAACGCCACAAGGGCGTCGAGGGGAGGGAGCGCTCGCGGAGGACAGTCTCCCTTCCCTCCCTTGCCTTAAGAGCCTCTCCAAGTGAGGAAGCAACCGCGTCGCGGGACACAGAAGTGGAcgaaggaaggggagaaaccGCGTAgggggaagacgacggaaAGGCCGAACGAAGGGAAGAGTCGTGAGGAGATGAGTCACAAGGCGAGCGAGATGAAGTCGATTTCCCAGACGCTGAAGCCGACGCAACGGGGGCCGGCGCAGACCTGGAGTCGGAACCCTTTTGCGTATCTGACCGCACTTGTGTCAACGAAAGGAGCTGTCCCTCGAGCTCCTGAATGCGACACATCTGAGTCTCAATCAAACGCTCGTGCTGTGCCAGTCGCTTGGATAAAACGTCGAGAatcctttcgtttccttcggcTGGAAAGAGGCTTTCTCCGAAAAGAGGTGACGGCAGTCTTGCCGTGTCTCCAGAGGTCAAGGTCTCTCCTGGAGAGGTCGAACACAGCAGGGGGCCTAGACCCTTTGCGAGTATGCCGTCTGCATCGGCAGCAGACGGCTCGCTggcaaacacagaagaagccaCGGGCCTTGCCTTAAGTTCCACAGGCGCGAGACCACTTGCCAAcgcagacgcggagacaggcggcggGACGTACAGGGACGCCTGAAAGGCGGACGGGCTACTTGTCGCTTGACGATAGGGTCTCTGGACAGGCAGCACACGATGTAGGAACTCCAACATCTGGTGACAAATAGCGAAGCCCGAGACTGCCGGACCACGACTGCTTTGTTCACACAGGACGACCCcggttatatatatatatatatatatatatatatatataatatgtatatgtcaACTAACTCATTCtcagatagagagagactcaCGACAAGACGTCGGCAACCGAATAAAACTGTACATCTATATGTCTTGAGGCGGGCGTAAACCGAAACCGCAAGCTAAAGCTGTACAGGGGAACGGAGGCGGCATACATTGGCATCCAGTTGGCTGGCAACGGGACGGCTACTAAAACGATCCGTCGATTGGCTCCCGGAGAGGCACGCGAGCACATGTGCATAGCTGCGTGTCCAACCTAAGGAGATCGTTGACCCATCAAGTCTAacctcttcttgttcttggGCCTGTCGTTTGCGCCGGGCTCTGTAGAGCTCAGGGTGGAACGCATGCCACTCGAGGGGCTTCACCAGAAGGGCCGTAACAGAGTGTTGTAGCGCTCGCCTTAGTGGTTCGCTCTCCGCTTCGAGTGCGCTCCACAAACGGCAAGCCACTAGCTCAAGGAGCGCGAGATGAAAGTCTTTCTCGCCACGTTTTCCGTGACCTCTTGGGCTCGTCCCGAAACAGCCTCTTTGTTCActttcttcgcgtcttcgcttcgTGGACTCCTTCTGCGTGTCTTGGCCTCGAGCGAAAGACGATGACGAAAGATGCATTTTCCCTACTTCCTCActgagacgaagaagcgaggcagagaagctcCCTGCAACCGCGTCTGACAACGATGTACGTGGCTGTCCTGCTTGCTGCGGCACGCCTGAACTTGCTgccggagaaaaaacagtcgGAATCCCTGCAGCATGGCAAGCCGCAGCCAACGGTTGCCGCAAAG from Toxoplasma gondii ME49 chromosome VIIa, whole genome shotgun sequence carries:
- a CDS encoding ABC1 protein (encoded by transcript TGME49_203940) — encoded protein: MDASRRALCGRLTSSSLRCGIRIPRKVPSPALRTTVGSPTRVFTSGCTYTWTLEWRRGVHYHSSSPQACTRSKHSIRSQNRRCAPRWEVAHGSNTAAPVRQRPQVFRVFGHSLHLYFMRQMPIELFVQSVARCKHTARQNGESENDTDRSQDRQAQFSSSGTARNPPSSALIDSDTHASVPEASLTPLIGASALGINSHQTGFCANSGAAASTVSSGACGSQSAVAATNSETFAIQGRVSSSGAEAVKQRTEVETFREGSSDGPATANLLAQSGRAKALDDTHIRSALLSGSARDSSPVDSRVSLSPSLRSVPPLSSSLSWGSASPGVPHDSLSRPSSSPSARSPRPGSFLSSFFPSAASPPLFVSPSLSVLSPALLHSAGLTLLSSVTALTPETLRQPLAAACHAAGIPTVFSPAASSGVPQQAGQPRTSLSDAVAGSFSASLLRLSEEVGKMHLSSSSFARGQDTQKESTKRRREESEQRGCFGTSPRGHGKRGEKDFHLALLELVACRLWSALEAESEPLRRALQHSVTALLVKPLEWHAFHPELYRARRKRQAQEQEERPYRQATSSPSAFQASLYVPPPVSASALASGLAPVELKARPVASSVFASEPSAADADGILAKGLGPLLCSTSPGETLTSGDTARLPSPLFGESLFPAEGNERILDVLSKRLAQHERLIETQMCRIQELEGQLLSLTQVRSDTQKGSDSRSAPAPVASASASGKSTSSRSPCDSSPHDSSLRSAFPSSSPYAVSPLPSSTSVSRDAVASSLGEALKAREGRETVLRERSLPSTPLWRFVAFFSILVQLMSAASVPAARNSVQRLRLWFSKKWNKGRVAADARSRHTSSAPREGPAPPAKDCCDIHVAAVVRRGTRNVMPHEKEIDGDDAQSTEGRTGEQKAGLGSPHPASVSSEGRDGEGANHDGKWRTGAQQKTSRGKEVREIPDGTADSDHPSFSRAARHGGQQQTPVGVSGVGVIDQILNDERVAALLTDRMCRMRGAALKLMQMVSMIEGSLPPVLTEALKKTRDNADIMPEKQLLQTLREELGTNWQGHFAAFSLRPFAAASIGQVHRAILRDGQEVAVKVQFPGVATSIASDLRNLKALVQWTHMLPRSLFLDVLCDEMKQELLAECDYNNELAFYRHFRELLHRDFGRAFYVPRVFPAYSTKRVLVTEFVRGLSLEQVGQQMPQHVRNSISERLVRLVLAEIFLYRLLNTDPNPSNFFYIPEADSVALIDFGAGRTYDPLFIDKYLQLLHAAVEERVEVVRRLAGELGFFGSSSSTEFLHAQGNVFLAFALCFRPPKAGESAMYSFEDSEVFSLLHKEMQNVMKNREKPPPPEIYSLHRKIAGCFLLCAKLRGRVDTSKVFAETVAAYRAPDGGPFRPAESLDFEKA